A region of Staphylococcus sp. IVB6181 DNA encodes the following proteins:
- the comGB gene encoding competence type IV pilus assembly protein ComGB, protein MRKYLNAILNYNLKKKKLLTEKDQLILLFRLNILLNHGFTLLEAFSFLNMHIKYKQKNTAETILNLLRNGENCHRILSFLNYPQTIVTQIYFAERFGRLSENLTESHAFLKRKAEAKQRFIKTIQYPLILIGIFMCMLFGINYFILPEFQQIYTTMDIQLSPLLKSLNFIIQHFPHIFLTFSGSVGCLTIIIHLYIKKLSIPQKIKFISRLPLINTCYKLFKTYQIANELALFYRNGIVLRQISLIYTEQNIDIFLKYLGETMIKKIEEGMKLPEILASVGCFQTELIQFIEQGEKSGKTDIELSIYTEILLSQIENQMNKQIKVIQPVIFLLLGFLIISLYLVIMLPMFDMLQSIK, encoded by the coding sequence GTGAGGAAGTATTTAAACGCTATACTTAATTACAATTTGAAAAAGAAAAAGCTGCTTACAGAAAAAGATCAGTTGATTTTATTGTTCAGGCTTAATATCTTGCTTAACCATGGGTTTACACTATTAGAAGCATTCTCTTTTTTAAATATGCATATAAAATATAAACAAAAGAACACAGCTGAGACTATTCTGAACCTCTTAAGAAATGGTGAAAACTGTCACCGAATTCTATCCTTTTTGAACTATCCCCAAACGATTGTAACTCAGATTTATTTTGCGGAAAGATTCGGCAGGTTATCAGAGAACCTGACTGAGTCCCACGCTTTCTTAAAACGAAAAGCAGAAGCTAAGCAGCGTTTTATTAAAACAATACAATATCCTCTTATCTTAATCGGTATATTTATGTGTATGTTGTTCGGTATCAATTATTTTATCTTGCCGGAGTTCCAACAAATCTATACGACAATGGATATTCAACTATCCCCGCTTTTAAAATCTCTCAATTTCATCATTCAGCACTTTCCTCATATATTTCTAACATTTTCAGGAAGTGTTGGCTGTTTAACTATTATAATCCACCTATACATCAAGAAATTGAGCATCCCTCAAAAAATTAAATTTATTTCTAGACTTCCGCTTATCAACACCTGCTATAAATTATTCAAAACCTACCAAATTGCCAATGAATTAGCTTTGTTTTATAGAAATGGTATTGTGCTTCGGCAGATCTCTTTAATTTATACAGAACAAAATATCGATATATTTTTAAAATACCTTGGAGAAACGATGATTAAAAAGATAGAAGAGGGCATGAAACTGCCAGAAATACTTGCTTCTGTCGGCTGTTTTCAAACTGAGTTGATTCAATTTATCGAACAAGGAGAAAAGAGCGGTAAAACAGATATAGAGCTCTCTATTTATACAGAAATACTACTCAGTCAAATCGAAAATCAAATGAATAAGCAAATTAAGGTCATTCAACCAGTGATATTTTTACTGCTTGGATTTCTGATTATCTCACTTTATTTAGTTATCATGCTTCCAATGTTTGACATGCTTCAATCTATTAAATAA
- the comGC gene encoding competence type IV pilus major pilin ComGC, translating to MKKLLSKLKQRHFKAFTLLEMMLVLLVISVLLILIIPNIAKQSKHVQDTGCEAQQKMVNSQIEAFSLNKNRAPSSIDELVSEGFLKEGQKTCKSGKTISISDGEAKVNE from the coding sequence ATGAAAAAATTATTATCAAAATTAAAACAGCGTCATTTTAAAGCTTTTACATTACTAGAAATGATGTTAGTCCTTTTAGTTATAAGCGTCCTATTAATTTTAATCATTCCAAATATCGCAAAACAATCTAAACATGTGCAAGATACAGGGTGCGAAGCACAGCAAAAAATGGTGAATAGCCAAATTGAAGCGTTCAGTTTGAATAAAAACAGAGCGCCATCATCCATCGATGAGCTTGTAAGTGAAGGTTTCTTAAAAGAAGGACAAAAAACATGCAAATCCGGCAAGACAATATCTATCAGTGATGGCGAAGCTAAAGTTAATGAATAG
- a CDS encoding prepilin-type cleavage/methylation domain-containing protein — protein MLETLLVLAMISILTFLSLKVQSASHLSSVENELSAKNLAAQITYLKSQAIKERSSIMLIFNRGSNQIKVVNTDHQAKYIQIANGIIENNRNMDNVIIDSDGEFNRFGSVYIRINNTLFRFIFHIEKGSLRIEKQN, from the coding sequence ATGCTAGAAACATTGCTAGTTCTTGCTATGATAAGTATTTTGACATTCTTAAGTCTTAAGGTGCAAAGTGCGAGTCATCTAAGCAGTGTCGAAAATGAATTATCCGCTAAAAATTTAGCTGCTCAAATCACATATTTAAAATCACAAGCTATCAAAGAGCGTAGCAGCATTATGTTGATTTTTAATAGAGGCAGCAATCAAATTAAAGTCGTCAATACTGACCATCAAGCCAAGTATATCCAAATAGCGAATGGCATTATTGAAAATAACAGAAATATGGATAATGTCATCATTGATTCTGATGGTGAGTTTAATCGTTTTGGCTCCGTATATATTCGTATTAACAATACATTGTTTCGTTTCATTTTCCATATTGAGAAAGGAAGTCTGCGTATTGAAAAACAAAATTAA
- a CDS encoding competence type IV pilus minor pilin ComGF encodes MSLVPPLFQAIQKLNVQINDTSLINYEFFAQDITRELNGVPINEIYIEKRRMKIDKRDKQIYYIFNSHKLYKNINQHGNVTLIGNISSCKFTKINNQYIKVELTLVENREKYYKVLIL; translated from the coding sequence ATGAGTCTGGTTCCACCGTTATTTCAAGCCATTCAAAAATTGAATGTACAAATCAATGATACGTCCCTTATCAATTACGAATTTTTTGCACAAGATATCACTCGTGAACTGAATGGCGTTCCAATCAATGAAATATACATTGAAAAAAGACGAATGAAAATTGATAAAAGAGATAAACAAATTTACTATATATTCAATAGTCATAAGCTGTATAAAAATATCAATCAGCACGGTAATGTAACATTAATCGGAAATATCAGCAGCTGTAAGTTTACAAAGATTAACAATCAATATATTAAGGTGGAATTAACACTTGTCGAAAACCGAGAAAAGTATTATAAAGTTCTTATCCTCTAA
- a CDS encoding shikimate kinase, with amino-acid sequence MKFNLEDKVPLIFIGFMGTGKTTLGQYTANQTNSSFVDLDHLIEQRTNQTIPEIFASQGESGFRELETQYLQEAIEQYDIISTGGGIIERPESLELLSKCKNVIWLDTDINLIFDRIKNDANRPNAANKAFAELKRLYLSRVSRYNEIAFSRMDTNKDLDLLHQELMNILNCE; translated from the coding sequence ATGAAATTCAATCTAGAAGATAAAGTGCCATTAATATTCATAGGCTTTATGGGGACTGGAAAGACAACCTTAGGCCAATATACTGCAAACCAGACCAACAGCAGCTTTGTCGACTTAGATCATTTGATTGAGCAGCGTACCAATCAAACGATTCCAGAAATATTTGCCTCACAAGGCGAGTCTGGATTCAGAGAGCTTGAAACTCAATATTTACAGGAAGCAATTGAGCAATATGATATAATTTCAACTGGAGGCGGCATCATTGAACGACCGGAATCCCTTGAGTTATTATCAAAATGTAAAAATGTTATTTGGTTAGATACAGACATTAATCTAATTTTTGATAGAATTAAAAATGATGCTAATCGACCTAATGCGGCAAATAAAGCATTCGCCGAATTAAAAAGGTTGTATTTATCAAGGGTTTCACGATATAATGAAATCGCATTCAGCAGAATGGATACAAACAAGGACTTAGATTTACTACATCAAGAATTGATGAACATTTTAAATTGCGAATGA
- the gcvT gene encoding glycine cleavage system aminomethyltransferase GcvT — protein MSNDLKKTPLYDRFLESDAKIVEFGGWAMPVQFSSIKEEHNAVREVMGIFDVSHMGEILIEGKDASEFIQYVLSNDTDQLTDSKAQYTALCNEKGGIIDDLITYKLDDNKFLLVVNAANTDKDYEWIKSHSDKFDVSVENVSDQYGQLAVQGPKARDYVASLVDVDVSEMKPFEFKKDVKIFGKNVILSQSGYTGEDGFEIYCDSKDVVAIWDGLLENEELKPAGLGARDTLRLEAGLPLHGQDLSEDITPYEGGIAFAAKPLIEADFIGKEVLKDQKENGSKVRSVGLEMIEKGIPRTGYDVLDLDGNKIGQVTSGTQSPATGKGIALAMIDRDEFEMGKEVIVQVRKRQVKAKIVKKNQISK, from the coding sequence ATGTCAAATGATTTAAAAAAGACACCATTATACGATCGTTTCCTAGAAAGCGATGCTAAAATTGTTGAATTCGGCGGATGGGCTATGCCTGTTCAATTTTCAAGTATCAAAGAAGAACATAACGCAGTTAGGGAAGTTATGGGAATCTTTGATGTCAGCCACATGGGCGAAATTTTAATTGAAGGAAAAGACGCTTCAGAATTCATTCAATATGTGCTTTCTAACGATACAGATCAGTTAACTGATAGCAAAGCCCAATATACTGCACTTTGTAATGAAAAAGGCGGTATCATTGACGACTTAATCACTTATAAATTAGATGATAATAAGTTCTTATTAGTGGTTAACGCAGCTAACACTGATAAAGACTATGAATGGATTAAGTCTCACTCAGATAAATTTGATGTATCAGTAGAAAATGTTTCTGATCAATACGGACAACTTGCTGTCCAAGGTCCAAAAGCACGCGACTATGTTGCTAGCTTAGTAGACGTTGATGTTTCTGAAATGAAACCATTCGAATTTAAAAAAGATGTCAAAATCTTTGGTAAAAATGTAATCTTGTCACAATCAGGTTACACAGGTGAAGACGGTTTCGAAATTTACTGCGACTCAAAAGACGTTGTAGCAATTTGGGACGGCCTTTTAGAAAATGAAGAATTGAAACCTGCAGGCCTTGGTGCACGTGACACATTACGTTTAGAAGCTGGTCTTCCTTTACATGGTCAAGATTTATCTGAAGATATTACACCATATGAAGGCGGTATTGCTTTTGCAGCTAAACCATTAATCGAAGCTGATTTCATTGGTAAAGAAGTATTGAAAGACCAAAAAGAAAATGGTTCTAAAGTAAGATCAGTTGGTTTAGAAATGATTGAAAAAGGTATTCCAAGAACTGGTTATGATGTACTAGATTTAGATGGTAACAAAATAGGGCAAGTTACTTCAGGTACACAATCTCCAGCTACTGGAAAAGGAATTGCATTAGCTATGATTGACCGCGATGAATTCGAAATGGGTAAAGAAGTCATCGTACAAGTAAGAAAACGTCAAGTTAAAGCTAAAATCGTTAAGAAAAATCAAATCAGTAAATAA
- the gcvPA gene encoding aminomethyl-transferring glycine dehydrogenase subunit GcvPA yields the protein MSHRYIPLTEKDKKEMLETIGASSIEELFGDVPKEILLDRELDIPSGEDETSLFKRLSRIANKNTTKEDHTSFLGAGVYDHYAPAVVDAMISRSEFYTAYTPYQPEISQGELQAIFEFQTLICELTGMDVANSSMYDGITAFAEACILAFSQSKKNKIVVSKGLHYQALQVLHTYSKVRNDYEIVEVDLDGTITDLVKLEAAVDEDTAAVAVQYPNFYGSIEDLEKIQSFIKSKKTLFIVYANPLSLGLLTPPGEFGADIVVGDTQPFGIPSQFGGPHCGYFATTKKLMRKIPGRLVGQTNDDHGNRGFVLTLQAREQHIRRDKATSNICSNQALNALASSIAMSALGKQGIQDIAEQNFEKANYAKQSFEKAGVEVLPGTSYNEFVIKLNKPVKEVNEKLLDEGIIGGFDLSEVNDDLGQAMLVAVTELRTKAEIDTFVEKVGEING from the coding sequence GTGAGTCATCGTTATATACCATTAACTGAAAAAGATAAAAAAGAAATGTTAGAGACAATTGGTGCAAGCTCAATTGAAGAATTATTCGGAGATGTGCCAAAAGAAATTTTATTAGATAGAGAACTTGATATTCCAAGCGGAGAAGATGAAACTTCTCTGTTCAAACGTTTAAGCAGAATTGCTAACAAAAATACAACTAAAGAAGATCATACTTCTTTCTTAGGTGCAGGGGTTTATGACCATTATGCACCAGCTGTTGTAGATGCTATGATTTCACGTTCAGAGTTCTATACAGCTTATACACCGTACCAACCAGAAATTTCACAAGGTGAACTTCAAGCTATCTTTGAATTCCAAACATTAATTTGTGAATTAACTGGTATGGATGTAGCAAACTCTTCTATGTACGATGGAATTACAGCATTTGCTGAAGCATGTATCTTAGCATTCAGTCAATCTAAAAAGAATAAAATCGTAGTATCTAAAGGGTTGCATTATCAAGCACTTCAAGTACTTCACACTTATTCTAAAGTAAGAAACGACTATGAAATCGTAGAAGTAGACTTAGACGGCACAATCACTGATTTAGTAAAATTAGAAGCTGCTGTTGATGAAGATACAGCTGCAGTTGCTGTTCAATATCCAAACTTCTATGGTTCTATTGAAGACTTAGAAAAAATCCAATCATTTATTAAGAGCAAAAAGACGTTATTCATCGTCTATGCAAACCCACTTTCACTTGGCTTGTTAACACCTCCAGGTGAATTCGGTGCAGATATCGTTGTAGGTGATACACAACCATTCGGTATCCCTAGCCAATTCGGCGGACCGCATTGCGGATACTTTGCTACAACTAAAAAATTAATGCGTAAAATCCCAGGTCGCTTAGTAGGTCAAACAAACGATGATCACGGCAACCGCGGTTTCGTATTAACTTTACAAGCACGTGAGCAGCATATCCGACGTGATAAAGCAACATCAAACATATGTTCAAACCAAGCATTAAACGCACTAGCTTCATCTATCGCAATGTCAGCGCTTGGTAAACAAGGTATTCAAGATATTGCTGAACAAAACTTTGAAAAAGCTAACTATGCTAAGCAATCGTTTGAAAAAGCAGGCGTAGAAGTATTACCAGGTACATCTTATAACGAATTCGTTATCAAGTTGAATAAACCTGTTAAAGAAGTTAACGAAAAATTATTAGATGAAGGCATTATCGGCGGTTTCGATTTATCTGAAGTAAACGACGATTTAGGACAAGCAATGTTAGTTGCAGTAACTGAATTAAGAACAAAAGCCGAAATTGATACTTTTGTTGAGAAAGTGGGTGAGATTAATGGTTAG
- the gcvPB gene encoding aminomethyl-transferring glycine dehydrogenase subunit GcvPB: protein MVSKSSPLIFERSRAGRYAYSLPEKEIDNIEIKDILDDKFIRKNKAEFPEVAELDLVRHYTELSNKNFGVDTGFYPLGSCTMKYNPKINEKVARIPGFAEAHPLQPESEIQGSLEIIHSLQEELKEITGMDEVTLQPAAGAHGEWTALMIFKAYHEKNGEGHRNEVIVPDSAHGTNPASAAFAGFKSVTVKSNENGEVDVEDLKRLVNENTAAIMLTNPNTLGIFEHNIMEIGKIVHDAGGLLYYDGANLNAIMDKVRPGDMGFDAVHLNLHKTFTGPHGGGGPGSGPVGVKKELASFLPKPMVVKDGDTYKYDNDIENSIGRVKPFYGNFGIYLRAYTYIRTMGNVGLKEVSEAAVLNANYIKARLKDAFEIPYSQYCKHEFVLSGSKQKKDGVRTLDMAKRLLDFGVHPPTIYFPLNVEEGMMIEPTETESKETLDHFCDALIQIANEAKEDPDKVLEAPHSTVIDRLDETKAARHPVLKFENLHEEKL, encoded by the coding sequence ATGGTTAGTAAATCAAGTCCATTAATTTTCGAACGTTCAAGAGCAGGAAGATACGCATATTCTCTTCCAGAAAAAGAGATTGACAATATTGAGATTAAAGATATTTTAGATGATAAATTCATCCGTAAAAATAAAGCAGAATTCCCTGAAGTTGCAGAGTTAGACTTAGTAAGACACTATACTGAGTTATCTAATAAAAACTTCGGTGTAGATACAGGATTCTATCCTTTAGGTTCTTGTACTATGAAGTACAACCCTAAAATCAACGAGAAAGTTGCTCGTATTCCTGGATTTGCGGAAGCACATCCATTACAACCAGAATCAGAAATCCAAGGTTCTCTTGAAATCATTCACAGTTTACAAGAAGAACTTAAAGAAATTACTGGTATGGACGAAGTTACGTTGCAACCAGCTGCAGGTGCACATGGTGAATGGACAGCACTTATGATTTTCAAAGCTTATCATGAGAAAAACGGCGAAGGTCACCGTAACGAAGTAATCGTACCTGACTCAGCGCATGGTACTAACCCAGCGTCAGCTGCTTTTGCTGGTTTCAAATCAGTAACTGTAAAATCAAACGAAAACGGAGAAGTCGACGTAGAAGACTTGAAACGTCTTGTTAACGAAAACACAGCAGCAATCATGTTAACAAACCCGAACACACTTGGTATTTTCGAACACAATATCATGGAAATCGGTAAAATTGTTCACGATGCCGGCGGTTTATTATACTATGATGGTGCTAACTTAAACGCTATTATGGATAAAGTAAGACCAGGCGACATGGGCTTTGACGCAGTTCACTTAAACTTACACAAAACATTCACTGGTCCGCACGGCGGCGGTGGTCCTGGTTCAGGTCCTGTTGGAGTTAAGAAAGAACTAGCAAGCTTCTTGCCAAAACCAATGGTAGTTAAAGATGGAGACACTTATAAATATGATAATGATATTGAAAACTCTATCGGCCGTGTTAAACCATTCTATGGTAACTTCGGTATCTACCTACGTGCTTACACGTATATCAGAACTATGGGTAATGTTGGTCTTAAAGAAGTATCTGAAGCAGCTGTGCTTAATGCCAACTACATTAAAGCACGTCTTAAAGATGCATTCGAAATTCCATATTCTCAATACTGTAAACACGAATTCGTATTAAGCGGATCTAAACAGAAGAAAGACGGTGTCCGTACGTTAGATATGGCGAAACGTCTATTAGACTTCGGCGTACATCCGCCTACAATCTACTTCCCGCTTAACGTTGAAGAAGGCATGATGATTGAGCCGACAGAAACAGAATCTAAAGAAACATTAGATCACTTCTGCGACGCTTTAATTCAAATTGCTAATGAAGCGAAAGAAGATCCGGATAAAGTACTTGAAGCACCTCACAGTACTGTTATCGACAGACTTGACGAAACAAAAGCAGCAAGACATCCGGTATTGAAATTCGAAAACTTGCATGAAGAAAAACTTTAA
- a CDS encoding rhodanese-like domain-containing protein, with product MNSFWIIILAVLVIIALYMLVQFFINRRAVTELNQDEFHKGLRKAQVIDVREKVDYDYGHIIGARNIPMTLFSQRFKGLRKDQPIYLCDANGVASYRAARILRKNGYRDIYMLKGGYKKWTGKVKAKK from the coding sequence ATGAATAGCTTTTGGATAATCATTTTAGCTGTTTTAGTTATTATTGCTTTATATATGTTAGTCCAATTTTTCATCAATCGAAGAGCTGTGACAGAATTGAACCAAGATGAGTTCCACAAAGGTCTGCGCAAAGCTCAAGTTATTGATGTACGTGAAAAAGTTGACTATGACTACGGTCACATCATCGGTGCCAGAAACATTCCAATGACACTATTTAGTCAACGATTTAAAGGTCTTAGAAAGGACCAGCCTATTTATTTATGTGATGCGAACGGAGTAGCAAGCTACAGAGCAGCACGTATTTTAAGAAAAAATGGATATAGAGATATTTATATGCTTAAAGGCGGTTACAAAAAATGGACCGGAAAAGTTAAAGCAAAAAAATAG
- a CDS encoding biotin/lipoate A/B protein ligase family protein: MTETWNFINSGSHDPFYNMAMDEALLNFVSRGEIDPVIRFYTWDPATLSIGYFQRLKKEIDIVKVKEKGYGLVRRQTGGRGVLHDKELTYSVIVPESHPNMPNTVTEAYRVISQGLLEGFKLLGFDAYFAVPRSKEEREKLKQPRSSVCFDAPSWYELVVEGRKIAGSAQTRQKGVILQHGSILKDIDIDDLFDMFIFKNDRLKDKMKQAFIDKAVAINDISDKTVTLEEMETAFEKGFQKGLNINFKPLELNEKQKQEIDELAEKYKSEEWTYRK; the protein is encoded by the coding sequence TTGACAGAAACATGGAATTTTATTAATTCAGGCAGTCATGATCCATTCTATAATATGGCAATGGACGAAGCGTTATTAAATTTTGTTTCAAGAGGGGAAATTGATCCTGTAATCAGATTTTATACTTGGGATCCTGCTACACTTTCTATCGGTTATTTCCAAAGACTTAAAAAGGAAATTGATATAGTAAAAGTGAAAGAAAAAGGTTATGGCCTTGTGCGTCGCCAAACAGGCGGCAGAGGCGTGTTGCATGACAAAGAACTTACTTATAGTGTGATTGTACCAGAATCTCATCCAAACATGCCTAACACCGTTACAGAGGCATACAGAGTCATCTCTCAAGGATTATTAGAAGGCTTTAAACTCTTAGGCTTTGATGCTTACTTTGCGGTACCGAGAAGCAAAGAAGAAAGAGAAAAATTAAAACAGCCTAGAAGTTCAGTTTGTTTCGATGCTCCGAGCTGGTATGAATTAGTAGTAGAAGGCAGAAAAATTGCCGGCAGTGCACAAACAAGACAAAAAGGTGTTATCTTGCAGCATGGTTCCATTTTGAAAGATATAGATATTGATGATTTGTTTGATATGTTTATATTTAAAAACGACCGCTTAAAAGACAAAATGAAACAAGCATTTATCGATAAAGCAGTAGCAATCAATGACATTTCAGATAAAACAGTCACATTAGAAGAAATGGAAACTGCTTTTGAAAAAGGCTTCCAAAAAGGATTGAATATCAACTTCAAACCTTTAGAACTTAACGAAAAACAAAAACAAGAAATTGATGAACTTGCGGAAAAATATAAATCTGAAGAATGGACTTACCGCAAATAA
- a CDS encoding SA1362 family protein, which translates to MRKGLFYIILFIALIGLILNLDAMLFSLVRTIISLAIIAAIAYLIYFFFFLTKDQRKYKIAKWKYRRRNK; encoded by the coding sequence ATGCGTAAAGGACTATTTTATATTATTTTATTTATAGCGTTAATCGGTTTGATTTTGAATTTAGACGCTATGCTATTTTCTTTAGTAAGAACTATCATTAGTTTAGCTATCATCGCAGCAATTGCTTATTTGATTTACTTCTTTTTCTTCTTAACAAAGGATCAAAGAAAGTATAAAATTGCTAAATGGAAATATAGAAGACGTAATAAGTAA
- a CDS encoding Xaa-Pro peptidase family protein: MSKNEKVIELLSQNNLDALVVLSDYNRRYLSGFTGTSGALVITPKENILITDFRYIDQATQQASDFEIVNRSAGLVEEVKTVLDKLNVKKAGFEGHIVSYDTFQLLNDSNVEYQSIGNAIEDIRAVKEQYEIDTIQKAAQIVDETYEYILTIAKAGMTEQELKAELESKMLRLGASGPSFDTIVASGYRGALPHGVASDKVIEEGDLITLDFGAYYNGYVSDITRTFAIGQPDPKLVEAYNIVLEAQQAAVDQIKAGMTGKEADAIARDIIASYGYGDNFGHSTGHGIGLEIHEQPMLAKQSDYVLTPNNCVTVEPGIYIEGLGGIRIEDDILITENGNEVFTKCTKDLIIL, encoded by the coding sequence ATGTCAAAAAATGAAAAAGTAATTGAACTTTTATCTCAAAACAATCTAGATGCATTGGTTGTATTATCAGATTACAACCGCCGCTATTTATCAGGTTTTACAGGTACAAGCGGTGCATTAGTCATCACACCGAAAGAAAACATTCTGATTACGGACTTCCGTTATATTGATCAAGCCACACAACAAGCATCTGATTTTGAAATTGTAAATCGTTCTGCTGGGCTTGTAGAAGAAGTTAAAACTGTATTGGATAAACTTAATGTTAAAAAAGCAGGGTTTGAAGGCCATATTGTAAGTTACGATACTTTCCAACTACTAAATGATTCTAACGTTGAATATCAAAGTATCGGCAACGCTATTGAGGATATCAGAGCGGTCAAAGAACAATACGAAATCGACACAATCCAAAAAGCTGCACAAATCGTAGATGAAACTTATGAATATATTCTAACTATTGCAAAAGCAGGGATGACAGAACAAGAATTAAAAGCTGAATTAGAAAGCAAAATGCTTCGTTTAGGTGCCAGCGGTCCATCTTTCGATACGATTGTAGCTTCTGGTTACAGAGGTGCGCTCCCTCATGGTGTAGCAAGTGATAAAGTCATTGAAGAGGGCGACCTTATCACATTGGACTTCGGAGCATATTATAATGGATATGTCTCAGATATCACACGTACTTTTGCAATCGGCCAACCTGATCCGAAACTTGTAGAAGCTTACAATATCGTTTTGGAAGCACAACAAGCTGCAGTAGATCAAATCAAAGCAGGCATGACTGGAAAAGAAGCTGACGCTATTGCACGCGATATCATCGCAAGCTATGGATACGGCGACAACTTCGGTCATTCTACAGGCCATGGTATCGGCTTAGAAATCCATGAACAACCTATGTTAGCCAAACAATCCGACTATGTATTAACACCAAATAATTGCGTGACGGTAGAACCGGGTATCTATATAGAAGGACTAGGCGGCATCAGAATTGAAGATGACATTCTAATTACAGAAAATGGCAATGAAGTCTTTACTAAATGCACAAAAGACCTTATTATTTTATAA
- the efp gene encoding elongation factor P, producing MISVNDFKTGLTISVDNGIWKVIDFQHVKPGKGSAFVRSKLRNLRTGAIQEKTFRAGEKVEQAMIENHRMQYLYADGDSHVFMDNQTFEQTELSGDYLEDELKYLKANMEVQIQTYEGETIGVELPKTVELAVTETEPGIKGDTATGATKSATVETGYTLNVPLFVNEGDVLVINTSDGSYVSRA from the coding sequence ATGATTTCGGTTAATGATTTTAAAACAGGTTTAACAATATCTGTAGATAATGGTATTTGGAAAGTTATTGATTTCCAACACGTAAAACCCGGAAAAGGTTCTGCGTTCGTTCGTTCTAAATTAAGAAATTTAAGAACTGGTGCGATTCAAGAGAAAACATTCCGTGCTGGTGAAAAAGTTGAACAAGCTATGATTGAAAACCACCGTATGCAATATTTATATGCGGATGGCGATTCACACGTATTCATGGACAACCAAACTTTCGAACAAACAGAACTATCTGGAGATTATTTAGAAGATGAATTAAAATACTTAAAAGCAAACATGGAAGTACAAATCCAAACTTATGAAGGCGAAACAATCGGTGTTGAACTTCCGAAAACAGTTGAGCTTGCAGTTACAGAAACTGAGCCAGGTATTAAAGGTGATACAGCAACTGGTGCCACTAAATCTGCTACTGTCGAAACAGGCTACACACTTAACGTACCTCTATTCGTAAACGAAGGAGATGTCCTAGTTATCAACACTAGCGACGGCAGCTACGTTTCAAGAGCTTAA
- the accB gene encoding acetyl-CoA carboxylase biotin carboxyl carrier protein has product MNFKEIKELIEILDNSNLTEINIEDNKGSIINLKKEKEREIITPQISQQAFPQQTAAPAPVQNESAASETSAAANSDADQGKTINAPMVGTFYKSPSPEEEAYVKVGDTVSNDSTVCILEAMKLFNEIQAEVSGEITEILVEDGQMVEYGQPLFKVK; this is encoded by the coding sequence ATGAATTTTAAAGAAATCAAGGAATTAATCGAAATACTAGATAATTCAAATCTTACTGAAATTAATATAGAGGACAATAAGGGAAGTATCATTAATTTGAAGAAAGAAAAAGAAAGAGAAATTATTACACCTCAGATTTCGCAGCAAGCTTTCCCACAACAAACAGCTGCACCTGCACCTGTTCAAAATGAATCAGCTGCCAGCGAAACATCAGCTGCTGCTAATTCAGATGCGGATCAAGGCAAAACAATTAATGCACCTATGGTGGGAACTTTCTATAAATCGCCATCACCAGAAGAAGAAGCATATGTCAAAGTTGGGGACACAGTTTCAAATGATTCTACAGTATGTATATTAGAAGCGATGAAATTATTTAATGAAATTCAAGCTGAAGTATCTGGGGAAATTACTGAAATCTTAGTTGAAGACGGACAAATGGTAGAGTATGGCCAACCGTTGTTCAAGGTGAAATAA